The genome window AATCAAATCTATATTTTTCCCACTAATATTATAAGTTGAATTTTCAAGAGTATCTAAAGTATTTTCTGTATCTTGTTGAGAAATTAACAAATTAATATTATTTAAAGTAATATTCACATCTTCATTATCTTTTTGCGCAAAAACACTACCACTTGCACTAGTTAAATTAAAATCATCTCCTTTTATTTTTATACTAAAACTATCATATTCATAAGGGTTATTATTCTTATAAAGCAAAAAAGATTCAAAAGTAGTATTATTAATATCTACATTAAAATCTTGAAAATTTAAAGTATTTAAAGATAATTCCCCATCATGTACTTTATTTTTTTGCATTAATTTAGAATAATTTTTATATTTTGCAAGTTTTTCAACATAAACAGACATACCTTGATCAAAATTTAAAGTTGTGGTAAATTCTTTATTATATAAACTAATGTTTTTGTCAAAATCAAGACTTAAATCAAGAAATTTATTTTCCATTTTTAAGCTATCTTGTGGTAATTCCAAGTTTGTTATAAAGGTTTTAAAATCGCCTTTTTTTTGTTTTAAATTAACACTTGCATTAAAATCACCATTAATTATACTACTTTGCACACTTGCATTTTGTATATCTAACTTATCTTTTTTCAAAGTAACACTTGCTTGAGCTATCTTAAAATCACTTATATTTATATTTGAATTAATAATATTAAAACTACCATTATAAGTAATTTTTTCAGGATGTTCAAAAGGAATTTTCAGTGTTAAATCAGTCTTTGCAACACCATTATTTTGCAAAAATGGTAATTTTATATCATATAAAAGCAAAATTTTATTAACCCTGTAATCAGCTCTAGCATTATTACTTTTAATGCGTATATAAATTCCTGCTTTTTCATTTAGCATATTATCTATATAAATTTGACTTTGAGCTAAATCATAATTATTAAAACGCAATTCATCGTAAATAAAATCAAGTCTTTGTTTAGCAAATTCAAGCCTTACAAAAGGACTTACGATAGGATCTATGCCTTTATCTAAAACTACTTTTAAGTTATTTACATAACCTTTAGCGTTGATATCATTTAAATAATATCTATGTTTTCCAAAATCTACAAAACCGGTTAATTTTTCTATAAAATAAAAATCAGCCTTTACCTTACCACCCACCCAAAGAGCAAGATTAGAAGGTAAATCCACTCCATTTTCTACTAAAATATCAAAAATTTGCGAAATGTTATTTGAGCTTATATTTTCTAATTCATAAGCAATCTCTTCTCTTTTGAGTGAAAATTTAACATCGCTTTTTAAAAAATCACTATCAATTTTACCCTTGAAAGTATAAAATTTTGTCTTAGGATTGATGAGTAAAGATCCAACTACACTAAGATTGTGATCTTTTAAAAGAAAATTATCAATATTAGCTTGTATATTTTTATCACTAATTTTTAAATTCACTTTTACTAAAAGATTTTTACTATTTACAAAAAATAGATTATTTTTATAAATTAGCTCCACAGGATAGTTATTAACAAGCATTTCATCAATATTGATTTCTTGAAAAAACCAATAAATATATTTTACAACTTTAATAAGTTGCACAGCTTTACTTGCGCTAGTTTCATTTTGAACGCTTTGACTTTGAGAATTTACCACGACTTTTTTAGCATTTAAAATGAGTTTTTTATCTAATTTAATATATAATTTCTCCAAATTAATAGAAGAAAATTCTAATTTTTCTATGTAAATTCCATTTTTGAGGTAAATAAACAAAGCAATGAAAAGTATCATAGGTAATGCTAAAAATTTAAGAGTTTTTTTAATATGTTGTGATTTGATTTTAATTTTTCTTTTATCCATTTTTTACTATCTACTTTTACCCATAAAAACAAACTCTGTAGTTTTTATACCACAAGGTTCTGTTGGTAAGATTATAACGCAATTAGATAAAAATAACTATAAAATGAGCAGTATTGATAAATATACTTTATATTTTTTAGGCCATCCACAATCTGGCTGGATAAATATAGGCACAAAAGAACTAAATAGAGTTGAATTTTTACATAAGCTTACCGTTGCTAAAGCAGCGCTTGAAACTATTACTTTAATTCCTGGAGAAACGACTGAAATTTTCTTTGAAGAACTAGCACCGAAGTTAAATTTAAACGCTAAAACCTTAATGCAGGAATTTTATAAACAAAGTCCTTTTAAAGAAGGTATGCTTTTTCCTGAAACTTACAAAATTCCAAAAGGTATCA of Campylobacter lari contains these proteins:
- the mltG gene encoding endolytic transglycosylase MltG, which produces MKSIIGNAKNLRVFLICCDLILIFLLSIFYYLLLPIKTNSVVFIPQGSVGKIITQLDKNNYKMSSIDKYTLYFLGHPQSGWINIGTKELNRVEFLHKLTVAKAALETITLIPGETTEIFFEELAPKLNLNAKTLMQEFYKQSPFKEGMLFPETYKIPKGITEELLVKYLLAYSTNEFKKLSYKIFREYNEKKWHEYIIIASIIQKEAASNEEMPIVSSVIRNRLRKGMKLQMDGTLNYGKYSHEKITPQRIRSDNSSYNTYKFNGIPKEAVCNVSFEAIKAAIFPAKTEYLYFVRDKKTNKHIFTSTLKDHNKAIRN
- a CDS encoding YhdP family protein — its product is MILFIALFIYLKNGIYIEKLEFSSINLEKLYIKLDKKLILNAKKVVVNSQSQSVQNETSASKAVQLIKVVKYIYWFFQEINIDEMLVNNYPVELIYKNNLFFVNSKNLLVKVNLKISDKNIQANIDNFLLKDHNLSVVGSLLINPKTKFYTFKGKIDSDFLKSDVKFSLKREEIAYELENISSNNISQIFDILVENGVDLPSNLALWVGGKVKADFYFIEKLTGFVDFGKHRYYLNDINAKGYVNNLKVVLDKGIDPIVSPFVRLEFAKQRLDFIYDELRFNNYDLAQSQIYIDNMLNEKAGIYIRIKSNNARADYRVNKILLLYDIKLPFLQNNGVAKTDLTLKIPFEHPEKITYNGSFNIINSNINISDFKIAQASVTLKKDKLDIQNASVQSSIINGDFNASVNLKQKKGDFKTFITNLELPQDSLKMENKFLDLSLDFDKNISLYNKEFTTTLNFDQGMSVYVEKLAKYKNYSKLMQKNKVHDGELSLNTLNFQDFNVDINNTTFESFLLYKNNNPYEYDSFSIKIKGDDFNLTSASGSVFAQKDNEDVNITLNNINLLISQQDTENTLDTLENSTYNISGKNIDLILKDFNKTLDFDQFNAKIKKDYVKAWANRNESRFDFLLKENQMQVRALKMDDDFLNTFMRQNVFEKGEFNLYVDGNSIDFFKGKFLFKDTYLKDLKFHQQLLSFIDTIPSLILFKAPTFNEKGFSVENAGISFNRKKDLFEIDALNFNGDSADVLGQVKINLRNNQVDGLLELRTLKSASSVISKVPIINQIILGKDRQISTQIKLSGTVENPEFKTQLIAQSLQLPYHLIKNIFELPANLVK